A stretch of the Streptococcus suis genome encodes the following:
- a CDS encoding ABC transporter ATP-binding protein translates to MMNKKAPQNVFWRLLSYVKPYLFLTIAALSFLLLTTVIRSIIPLLASYFIDHYVHQVTDGVLLVLGGYFGLYILQMLFQYIGNFWFAKVSYSIVRDIRQDAFSKMESLGMAYFDQTPSGSIVSRLTNDTESISEMFSGILSSFISAIFVVAVTLYTMFALEWKLTSLIVLFLPIIFILVNMYRKKAAPVVEKTRSLLSQINSKLAESIEGIRIIQAFRQEERLSDEFEAINQEHLAFASRSMALDSLFLRPALSLIKILAYAFLMTYFGLDWSDAPVSAGLIYAFIQYANRLFDPLLEVTQHFSTLQTSMVSAGRVFTLMDQTIEEPRQESTDVRIIKGDIVFEDVSFSYDGKRKILDHVSFEVKKGQTIAFVGATGSGKSSIINVFMRFYEFQSGRILIDGQDIRQFAPHELRSNIGLVLQEPFLYHGTIASNIQMYQDISQDDIIEAARFVDAAPFIEKLPNGYQQLVTERGSSFSTGQRQLLAFARTMASQPKILILDEATANIDSETEQTVQHSLEKMRKGRTTIAIAHRLSTIQDADCIYVLDKGKIIESGSHEELLALKGTYHRMYELQAGQLAL, encoded by the coding sequence ATGATGAATAAGAAAGCACCACAAAATGTCTTTTGGCGGCTATTGTCCTATGTCAAACCTTATCTATTTCTAACCATCGCTGCCTTAAGTTTTTTATTGTTAACCACAGTTATTCGTAGTATCATTCCCTTGCTGGCATCTTATTTCATTGATCATTATGTCCATCAAGTAACAGATGGGGTTTTGTTGGTTTTAGGTGGCTATTTTGGTCTGTATATCCTCCAGATGTTGTTTCAGTATATTGGTAATTTTTGGTTTGCTAAGGTTTCTTACAGTATTGTTCGAGATATTCGCCAGGATGCCTTTTCTAAAATGGAATCTTTGGGGATGGCCTATTTTGATCAAACACCGAGTGGTTCGATTGTATCTCGATTGACAAATGATACGGAGAGTATTTCAGAGATGTTTTCTGGGATACTGTCCAGCTTCATTTCCGCTATTTTTGTCGTAGCTGTCACTTTGTATACCATGTTTGCTCTTGAGTGGAAATTAACCAGCCTCATTGTCCTCTTTTTACCAATCATTTTTATATTGGTGAATATGTATCGAAAAAAAGCAGCACCCGTTGTGGAAAAAACACGGAGTTTATTGAGTCAAATCAATAGTAAACTTGCTGAGAGTATTGAGGGAATTCGGATTATTCAGGCCTTTAGACAAGAGGAACGTTTATCTGATGAGTTTGAAGCTATTAATCAAGAACATCTAGCCTTTGCCAGTCGGTCAATGGCTTTGGATAGCCTGTTTTTGCGACCTGCTCTTTCGCTGATAAAAATACTAGCCTATGCTTTTCTAATGACCTATTTTGGCTTGGATTGGTCAGATGCACCGGTTTCCGCAGGACTCATTTATGCTTTTATCCAATATGCCAATCGTTTATTTGATCCTCTTTTAGAAGTTACCCAACACTTTTCAACCCTTCAGACTTCTATGGTGTCTGCGGGGCGCGTGTTTACTCTAATGGATCAAACGATTGAGGAGCCAAGGCAAGAGAGTACGGATGTGCGAATCATTAAAGGTGATATTGTCTTTGAAGATGTGTCATTTTCTTATGATGGCAAGCGGAAAATTTTGGATCATGTTTCATTCGAAGTAAAAAAAGGACAAACCATTGCTTTTGTTGGGGCTACAGGATCTGGAAAATCTTCCATAATAAATGTATTTATGCGTTTTTATGAATTTCAATCGGGCCGCATCCTTATTGATGGACAAGATATACGTCAATTCGCACCTCACGAATTGCGTTCTAATATTGGGCTTGTATTGCAGGAACCGTTCTTGTATCATGGAACAATTGCTTCCAACATTCAAATGTATCAAGATATCAGTCAGGATGACATTATTGAAGCTGCTCGTTTTGTTGATGCAGCACCATTTATTGAAAAATTACCTAATGGTTACCAACAGCTTGTTACAGAGAGGGGTTCTTCCTTTTCAACTGGGCAACGGCAGTTACTTGCGTTTGCAAGAACCATGGCTAGCCAGCCCAAGATTTTGATTCTAGACGAAGCGACTGCTAATATTGATTCTGAAACAGAACAGACTGTTCAGCATTCACTTGAAAAAATGAGAAAAGGACGTACAACCATTGCAATTGCGCACAGGTTATCAACGATTCAAGATGCAGATTGTATTTACGTTTTAGATAAAGGCAAAATTATTGAATCAGGTAGCCATGAAGAATTACTAGCCCTCAAGGGAACCTATCATCGGATGTATGAGCTTCAGGCTGGCCAATTGGCACTGTAA
- a CDS encoding 50S ribosomal protein L19 translates to MNPLIQSLTEGQLRTDIPSFRPGDTVRVHAKVVEGNRERIQIFEGVVISRKGQGISEMYTVRKISGGVGVERTFPIHTPRVDKIEVVRYGKVRRAKLYYLRALQGKAARIKEIRR, encoded by the coding sequence ATGAATCCATTAATCCAAAGTTTGACTGAAGGTCAACTTCGTACTGACATTCCTTCATTCCGTCCTGGTGACACTGTACGTGTTCACGCTAAGGTTGTCGAAGGTAACCGCGAACGTATCCAGATTTTCGAGGGTGTTGTTATCTCTCGTAAAGGCCAAGGCATCTCAGAAATGTACACTGTACGTAAAATTTCTGGTGGTGTTGGTGTTGAGCGTACTTTCCCAATCCACACTCCACGTGTTGATAAGATTGAAGTCGTTCGTTACGGTAAAGTTCGTCGTGCTAAATTGTACTACCTACGTGCATTGCAAGGTAAAGCAGCACGTATCAAAGAAATCCGTCGTTAA
- a CDS encoding ATP-binding cassette domain-containing protein, translating to MKIIKQLWWFFRLEKKRYVMGIVSLCLVSALNLLPPYIMGEIIDQIAGNRLSGNQLLIGVVGLVLSAIGMYVLRYIWRMNILATSFRLGKIMRARLFEHFMKMSPPFFQNHRTGDLMAHATNDINALTRLAGGGVMSFVDATVTALMTLVTMCFMISWKMTLVAILPLPFMAMTTSFLGRRTHENFKASQAAFSELNNKVQESVSGIKVTKSFGYQEKETHAFQEVNQAAYLQNIKTMRYDAMFDPAVLFFVGLSYVLTLFVGAQFIRQGQVTVGQLVTFMTYLDLLVWPLMAIGFLFNITQRGAVSYERIQRLLDIRSDVENPQNPLPAPENGDIRYEIDVFSYEEQPTLEDIYFTIEKGQTVGLVGPTGSGKTTLLKLILREYDVEDGRILLNNENVKDYRLADLRSLLGYVPQDQFLFATSISENIRFGHPNLGEEEIEEAAKIVHVYDDIMDMPEKFDTVVGEKGIALSGGQKQRLAMARAMILNPEILLLDDSLSAVDAKTEHAIIENVKEGRRGKTTIITAHRLSAVVHADMILVLENGRITERGRHQELLEKKGWYYNTYRMQQLEMEEYDE from the coding sequence ATGAAAATAATAAAACAACTTTGGTGGTTTTTTAGGCTAGAGAAAAAACGGTATGTAATGGGGATTGTTTCCTTGTGCTTGGTAAGTGCATTGAACTTGCTTCCGCCCTATATCATGGGAGAAATTATTGATCAGATTGCAGGGAACCGTTTATCAGGCAATCAACTTCTGATTGGGGTAGTTGGTTTGGTTCTCTCTGCAATCGGTATGTATGTATTGCGTTATATTTGGAGAATGAATATTCTAGCGACTTCCTTTCGGCTTGGCAAAATTATGCGTGCTAGGCTATTTGAACATTTTATGAAAATGTCTCCACCCTTTTTTCAAAATCACCGAACAGGTGATTTGATGGCGCACGCTACTAACGATATCAATGCTTTGACACGATTAGCAGGTGGAGGAGTGATGTCATTTGTCGACGCGACGGTAACGGCCCTCATGACCTTGGTGACGATGTGTTTCATGATTTCTTGGAAAATGACCCTAGTTGCCATTCTGCCCTTGCCTTTTATGGCCATGACAACTAGTTTTTTGGGCAGAAGGACACATGAGAATTTTAAGGCTTCTCAGGCAGCTTTCTCAGAATTAAATAACAAGGTTCAAGAATCGGTATCAGGTATCAAAGTGACCAAGTCATTTGGTTATCAGGAAAAGGAAACTCATGCATTCCAAGAAGTCAATCAAGCAGCCTATTTACAAAATATTAAGACCATGCGGTATGATGCCATGTTTGATCCAGCCGTTTTATTCTTTGTTGGTCTTTCTTACGTATTGACCTTGTTCGTTGGTGCTCAATTTATTCGACAAGGTCAGGTGACAGTTGGGCAACTCGTAACCTTTATGACCTATTTGGATTTACTGGTTTGGCCATTAATGGCGATAGGATTCTTATTTAATATTACACAACGTGGCGCTGTTTCTTATGAGCGTATCCAACGATTATTAGATATTCGTTCAGATGTTGAAAATCCACAGAATCCTTTACCTGCACCTGAAAATGGAGACATTCGTTATGAAATTGATGTATTTTCATATGAAGAACAACCGACACTTGAAGACATCTATTTCACTATTGAAAAAGGGCAGACGGTTGGTCTAGTAGGTCCTACAGGGTCTGGGAAAACTACTTTATTAAAATTAATCTTGCGTGAATATGATGTGGAAGATGGTCGTATTTTATTGAACAATGAAAATGTAAAAGACTATCGTTTAGCAGATTTGAGGAGTCTGCTGGGCTATGTTCCCCAAGATCAGTTTCTATTTGCAACAAGTATTTCAGAAAATATCCGCTTTGGACATCCCAATTTGGGAGAAGAGGAGATTGAGGAAGCTGCTAAAATTGTTCATGTGTATGATGATATAATGGATATGCCTGAAAAATTTGACACCGTTGTGGGAGAAAAAGGTATTGCCTTATCTGGTGGACAAAAGCAGCGATTGGCTATGGCACGCGCAATGATTTTAAATCCAGAAATCCTATTGTTAGATGATTCCTTATCAGCAGTTGATGCCAAGACGGAACATGCTATTATTGAAAATGTCAAGGAGGGCAGACGAGGTAAAACAACCATTATCACAGCCCATCGTTTATCGGCAGTAGTCCATGCAGATATGATTTTGGTATTAGAGAATGGGCGTATTACTGAACGGGGACGTCACCAAGAATTACTTGAGAAGAAAGGTTGGTACTATAATACATATAGGATGCAGCAATTGGAAATGGAGGAGTATGATGAATAA
- a CDS encoding DNA polymerase III subunit delta, with product MTVIEQIEQIKKGNLGLLTILCGEDVGQYHIAKDLLMKQLEFDTSDLGFAYFDMSEADYHQVDLDLVSLPFFSDEKVVILDYFADLTTDKKRYLTDDELKQFEAYLENPVETTRLIILAPGKLDSKRRLVKLLKRDGLVLEANPLKEMELKNHFQNEVGRLGLRMDPDVFHYLMVKSNFDFAEVSKNLVFLQSYRGQNEISLADIDVAIPKTLQDNIFDLTQLVLQTKMDEASHLVRDLRLQGEDEIKLIAIMLTQFRTYLQVQILHEQGRGEQQIVTALSDLSGRKINPYQVKYALRDSRNLSVGFLKKVVKLLIETDYQIKTGQFDKDYLFDIALLRIATS from the coding sequence ATGACAGTAATTGAACAGATTGAACAAATAAAAAAAGGGAACTTAGGTTTATTGACCATTTTGTGTGGTGAAGATGTTGGTCAATATCACATTGCGAAAGACTTACTGATGAAGCAACTGGAATTTGATACTTCGGACTTGGGTTTTGCCTATTTTGATATGTCAGAGGCTGACTATCATCAGGTGGATTTGGATTTAGTTTCTCTTCCTTTCTTTTCTGATGAAAAAGTAGTGATTCTTGATTATTTCGCAGATTTAACAACGGATAAGAAGCGCTACTTGACGGACGACGAACTGAAGCAATTTGAGGCTTATTTGGAAAATCCAGTTGAGACCACGCGCTTGATTATTCTAGCACCTGGTAAGTTGGATAGTAAGCGTCGACTTGTCAAACTTCTGAAAAGAGATGGATTGGTTTTAGAAGCAAATCCTCTAAAGGAAATGGAGCTGAAGAATCATTTCCAGAATGAAGTCGGTCGACTTGGGTTGCGGATGGATCCAGATGTTTTTCACTATCTTATGGTAAAATCCAACTTTGATTTTGCAGAAGTTAGTAAAAATTTGGTCTTTCTACAATCCTATAGAGGACAGAATGAAATTTCGCTGGCCGATATAGATGTGGCAATCCCAAAGACTCTTCAAGATAATATCTTTGATTTAACTCAACTTGTCCTTCAAACTAAAATGGATGAAGCAAGCCATCTTGTTCGGGATTTACGATTGCAAGGAGAGGACGAAATCAAGTTGATTGCGATTATGTTAACTCAGTTTCGCACCTATCTTCAAGTGCAAATACTACATGAGCAAGGTCGTGGTGAACAGCAGATTGTTACTGCGTTGTCAGATTTATCTGGTCGCAAGATTAATCCCTATCAGGTAAAATATGCCTTGCGTGATTCAAGAAATCTGTCGGTTGGTTTTTTGAAAAAGGTCGTCAAGCTATTAATTGAAACAGATTACCAAATTAAAACAGGACAATTTGATAAAGATTATCTATTTGACATTGCCTTGCTAAGAATCGCAACATCGTAA
- a CDS encoding hydrolase, with protein sequence MTQPHIPSVMSDLRQDIVQMPEVIKECSGIRIYGRRIRSILFTTDVSIIANHNADAILAVYPFTPVPAIIKSIMMVASVPVLAGVGGGLTTGVRSANMSLLSESEGAYAVVVNGPTTVETIEEINKVIDIPIIYTVVSDKSDIKSRIEAGVDILNVSCGVETPKVVEKIRKEYPDFPIMATGGPTEECIRQVIAAGANAITYTAPSNGELFKGKMEKYRKHAAD encoded by the coding sequence ATGACTCAACCACATATCCCATCAGTCATGTCTGATTTACGACAAGATATTGTTCAAATGCCCGAAGTCATAAAAGAATGTAGTGGCATTCGCATTTATGGTCGTCGCATTCGTTCCATCTTATTTACCACCGATGTTTCAATTATTGCGAATCATAATGCGGATGCCATTCTAGCGGTTTATCCCTTTACTCCAGTTCCTGCCATTATTAAGAGTATCATGATGGTTGCTTCTGTACCTGTTCTGGCTGGCGTGGGTGGTGGCTTAACAACTGGTGTGCGTTCGGCTAATATGAGCTTATTGTCTGAATCAGAGGGAGCCTATGCTGTTGTTGTAAATGGCCCAACTACTGTTGAAACAATTGAGGAAATCAATAAGGTCATCGATATTCCCATTATTTATACAGTTGTTTCAGATAAATCTGATATCAAATCTCGGATTGAAGCGGGGGTTGATATCTTGAATGTTTCATGTGGTGTTGAAACCCCGAAAGTTGTAGAAAAAATTCGGAAAGAGTATCCCGATTTTCCTATCATGGCAACTGGTGGACCAACCGAAGAATGCATTCGTCAAGTTATAGCAGCTGGAGCAAATGCCATTACCTATACCGCCCCAAGTAATGGGGAATTGTTCAAAGGAAAAATGGAAAAATACCGTAAACATGCAGCAGACTAA
- a CDS encoding superoxide dismutase → MAIILPDLPYAYDALEPHIDAETMTLHHDKHHATYVANANAALEKHPEIGEDLEALLSDVEQIPADIRQALINNGGGHLNHALFWELLSPEKTEISEELAAEIDATFGSFDAFKEAFTTAATTRFGSGWAFLVVNKEGKLEILSTANQDTPIMQGLKPILALDVWEHAYYLNYRNVRPNYIKAFFEVINWNKVNELYKAAK, encoded by the coding sequence ATGGCGATTATTTTACCAGATTTACCTTATGCTTATGACGCTTTGGAACCACATATTGATGCGGAAACAATGACTTTGCACCATGATAAGCACCATGCAACTTATGTAGCAAATGCCAATGCAGCACTTGAAAAGCATCCTGAAATTGGCGAAGATTTAGAGGCTCTCCTTTCAGATGTTGAACAAATTCCAGCAGATATTCGTCAGGCCTTGATCAACAATGGTGGCGGACATCTTAACCACGCTCTCTTTTGGGAATTACTTTCTCCAGAGAAAACTGAAATTTCTGAAGAGTTGGCTGCAGAAATCGATGCGACATTCGGCTCTTTTGATGCCTTTAAGGAAGCATTTACTACAGCTGCAACAACACGCTTTGGTTCAGGTTGGGCTTTCTTGGTAGTTAATAAAGAAGGAAAATTAGAAATTCTTTCAACCGCTAACCAAGATACACCAATCATGCAAGGATTGAAGCCAATCTTGGCTCTCGATGTTTGGGAACATGCATACTACCTAAACTACCGCAACGTTCGACCAAATTACATCAAAGCCTTCTTTGAAGTGATAAATTGGAACAAGGTTAACGAACTTTATAAAGCTGCAAAATAA